A single Pan troglodytes isolate AG18354 chromosome X, NHGRI_mPanTro3-v2.0_pri, whole genome shotgun sequence DNA region contains:
- the KDM5C gene encoding lysine-specific demethylase 5C isoform X10: protein MEPGSDDFLPPPECPVFEPSWAEFRDPLGYIAKIRPIAEKSGICKIRPPADWQPPFAVEVDNFRFTPRIQRLNELEAQTRVKLNYLDQIAKFWEIQGSSLKIPNVERRILDLYSLSKIVVEEGGYEAICKDRRWARVAQRLNYPPGKNIGSLLRSHYERIVYPYEMYQSGANLVCNTRPFDNEEKDKEYKPHSIPLRQSVQPSKFNSYGRRAKRLQPDPEPTEEDIEKNPELKKLQIYGAGPKMMGLGLMAKDKTLRKKDKEGPECPPTVVVKEELGGDVKVESTSPKTFLESKEELSHSPEPCTKMTMRLRRNHSNAQFIESYVCRMCSRGDEDDKLLLCDGCDDNYHIFCLLPPLPEIPKGVWRCPKCVMAECKRPPEAFGFEQATREYTLQSFGEMADSFKADYFNMPVHMVPTELVEKEFWRLVNSIEEDVTVEYGADIHSKEFGSGFPVSDSKRHLTPEEEEYATSGWNLNVMPVLEQSVLCHINADISGMKVPWLYVGMVFSAFCWHIEDHWSYSINYLHWGEPKTWYGVPSLAAEHLEEVMKKLTPELFDSQPDLLHQLVTLMNPNTLMSHGVPVVRTNQCAGEFVITFPRAYHSGFNQGYNFAEAVNFCTADWLPAGRQCIEHYRRLRRYCVFSHEELICKMAACPEKLDLNLAAAVHKEMFIMVQEERRLRKALLEKGITEAEREAFELLPDDERQCIKCKTTCFLSALACYDCPDGLVCLSHINDLCKCSSSRQYLRYRYTLDELPAMLHKLKVRAESFDTWANKVRVALEVEDGRKRSLEELRALESEARERRFPNSELLQQLKNCLSEAEACVSRALGLVSGQEAGPHRVAGLQMTLTELRAFLDQMNNLPCAMHQIGDVKGVLEQVEAYQAEAREALASLPSSPGLLQSLLERGRQLGVEVPEAQQLQRQVEQARWLDEVKRTLAPSARRGTLAVMRGLLVAGASVAPSPAVDKAQAELQELLTIAERWEEKAHLCLEARQKHPPATLEAIIREAENIPVHLPNIQALKEALAKARAWIADVDEIQNGDHYPCLDDLEGLVAVGRDLPVGLEELRQLELQVLTAHSWREKASKTFLKKNSCYTLLEVLCPCADAGSDSTKRSRWMEKELGLYKSDTELLGLSAQDLRDPGSVIVAFKEGEQKEKEGILQLRRTNSAKPSPLASSTTASSTTSVCVCGQVPAGAGALQCDLCQDWFHGRCVSVPRLLSSPRPNPTSSPLLAWWEWDTKFLCPLCMRSRRPRLETILALLVALQRLPVRLPEGEALQCLTERAISWQGRARQALASEDVTALLGRLAELRQRLQAEPRPEEPPNYPAAPASDPLREGSGKDMPKVQGLLENGDSVTSPEKVAPEEGSDLELLSSLLPQLTGPVLELPEATRAPLEELMMEGDLLEVTLDENHSIWQLLQAGQPPDLERIRTLLEETNHQASQRESRN, encoded by the exons ATGGAGCCGGGGTCCGACGATTTCCTACCGCCACCGGAGTGCCCGGTGTTCGAGCCTAGCTGGGCCGAGTTCCGAGACCCTCTTGGCTACATCGCGAAAATCAGGCCCATCGCAGAGAAATCGGGCATTTGCAAGATCCGCCCACCCGCG GACTGGCAGCCACCCTTTGCTGTGGAAGTGGACAACTTCAGGTTTACCCCCCGAATCCAGAGGCTGAATGAGCTAGAG GCCCAGACGAGAGTGAAACTGAACTACTTGGACCAGATTGCCAAATTCTGGGAAATCCAGGGCTCCTCCTTAAAGATTCCCAATGTAGAACGGCGGATCTTGGACCTCTACAGTCTCAGCAAA ATTGTGGTGGAGGAAGGTGGTTATGAAGCTATCTGCAAGGACCGTCGGTGGGCTCGGGTAGCCCAGCGCCTCAACTATCCACCAGGCAAAAATATTGGCTCCTTGCTACGCTCCCACTACGAACGCATTGTTTATCCCTATGAAATGTACCAGTCTGGAGCCAACCTTGTG TGTAACACACGTCCATTTGATAATGAGGAGAAGGACAAGGAATACAAACCCCACAGCATCCCCCTACGACAGTCTGTGCAGCCTTCCAAGTTCAACAGCTATGGCCGGCGGGCCAAGAGACTGCAGCCTGAT ccGGAACCCACAGAGGAAGACATTGAAAAGAATCCAGAGCTGAAAAAGCTACAGATCTATGGGGCAGGCCCCAAGATGATGGGCCTGGGCCTCATGGCCAAAGACAAGACTCTGCGGAAGAAAG aTAAGGAGGGGCCTGAGTGTCCCCCCACAGTAGTGGTGAAGGAGGAGTTAGGTGGGGATGTGAAGGTGGAGTCAACATCGCCTAAGACCTTCCTGGAGAGCAAGGAGGAGCTGAGTCACAGCCCAGAACCCTGCACCAAGATGACCATGAGGCTACGGAGGAACCACAGCAATGCCCAGTTT ATTGAGTCATATGTCTGCCGGATGTGTTCTCGAGGGGATGAGGATGACAAGCTCCTGCTGTGTGATGGCTGTGATGACAACTACCACATCTTCTGCctgctgcctcctctgcctgAGATCCCCAAGGGTGTCTGGCGGTGCCCAAAGTGTGTCATGGCG GAGTGTAAGCGGCCCCCAGAAGCCTTTGGCTTTGAGCAGGCTACCCGGGAATACACTCTGCAGAGCTTTGGCGAGATGGCCGACTCCTTTAAAGCTGACTACTTCAACATGCCCGTGCAT ATGGTGCCCACAGAACTTGTGGAGAaggagttctggaggctggtaaATAGCATTGAGGAAGATGTGACTGTTGAGTATGGAGCTGACATCCATTCCAAAGAATTTGGCAGCGGTTTCCCTGTCAGTGACAGTAAACGGCACCTAACCCCCGAAGAGGAG GAGTATGCTACCAGTGGTTGGAACCTAAATGTGATGCCGGTGTTGGAACAGTCTGTACTGTGCCACATCAATGCAGATATCTCTGGCATGAAGGTGCCCTGGCTCTACGTGGGCATGGTCTTCTCAGCCTTTTGCTGGCATATTGAGGATCACTGGAGTTACTCCATTAACTACCTCCACTG GGGTGAGCCGAAGACCTGGTATGGGGTGCCCTCACTTGCAGCAGAACATTTGGAAGAAGTGATGAAGAAGCTGACACCTGAACTATTTGATAGCCAGCCTGACCTCCTGCACCAACTTGTCACCCTCATGAATCCCAACACCCTCATGTCCCATGGTGTGCCA GTTGTCCGCACAAACCAGTGTGCAGGAGAATTTGTCATCACCTTCCCCCGTGCTTACCACAGCGGCTTCAACCAAGGCTACAACTTTGCCGAGGCTGTCAACTTTTGCACTGCTGACTGG TTGCCTGCTGGGCGCCAGTGCATTGAGCACTACCGCCGGCTCCGGAGATACTGCGTCTTCTCCCATGAGGAGCTTATCTGCAAGATGGCTGCCTGCCCAGAGAAGCTAGACCTAAACCTGGCGGCAGCTGTGCATAAGGAGATGTTCATCATGGTGCAAGAAGAGCGGCGTCTACGAAAGGCCCTGCTGGAGAAG GGTATCACAGAGGCTGAGCGAGAGGCTTTCGAGCTGCTCCCAGATGATGAGCGCCAGTGTATCAAGTGCAAGACTACGTGTTTCCTGTCAGCCCTGGCCTGCTACGACTGCCCAGACGGCCTTGTCTGCCTTTCCCACATCAATGATCTCTGCAAGTGCTCTAGTAGCCGGCAGTACCTGCG GTATCGGTATACCTTGGATGAGCTTCCTGCCATGCTGCATAAGCTGAAGGTTCGGGCTGAGTCCTTTGACACCTGGGCCAACAAAGTGCGAGtggccctggaggtggaggatgGGCGGAAGCGCA GCCTTGAAGAACTGAGGGCACTAGAGTCTGAAGCCCGTGAGCGGAGGTTTCCTAATAGTGAGCTGCTGCAGCAACTAAAGAACTGCCTGAGTGAGGCAGAGGCTTGCGTGTCCCGAGCTCTGGGACTGGTCAGCGGCCAGGAAGCTGG CCCCCACAGGGTGGCTGGTCTACAGATGACCCTGACTGAGCTCCGGGCCTTTCTGGACCAGATGAACAACCTGCCTTGCGCCATGCACCAGATTGGGGATGTCAAG GGTGTTCTGGAACAGGTGGAGGCCTACCAGGCTGAGGCTCGTGAGGCCCTGGCCTCACTGCCCTCCAGTCCAGGGCTACTGCAGTCCCTGTTGGAGAGGGGGCGGCAGCTGGGGGTGGAGGTGCCTGAGGCCCAGCAGCTCCAGCGGCAGGTGGAACAGGCGCGATGGCTGGATGAGGTGAAACGCACACTGGCCCCCTCAGCCCGAAGGGGCACCTTGGCTGTCATGCGAGGACTGTTGGTCGCGGGTGCCAGTGTAGCCCCTAGCCCTGCTGTGGATAAAGCCCAGGCCGAGCTGCAGGAACTGCTGACCATTGCTGAACGCTGGGAGGAGAAAGCCCACCTCTGCCTGGAGGCCAG GCAGAAGCATCCACCAGCCACACTTGAGGCCATAATCCGTGAAGCGGAAAACATCCCTGTTCACCTGCCCAACATCCAGGCTCTCAAGGAGGCTCTTGCTAAGGCCCGGGCCTGGATTGCTGATGTTGATGAGATCCAA AATGGTGACCACTACCCCTGCCTGGATGACTTGGAGGGCCTAGTAGCTGTGGGCCGGGACCTACCTGTGGGGCTGGAGGAGCTGAGACAGCTAGAGCTACAGGTACTGACAGCGCACTCCTGGAGGGAGAAGGCCTCCAAGACCTTCCTCAAGAAAAATTCTTGCTACACGCtgctggag GTTCTCTGCCCATGTGCAGATGCTGGCTCAGACAGCACCAAGCGCAGCCGGTGGATGGAGAAGGAGCTGGGGTTGTACAAATCTGACACAGAGCTGCTGGGGCTGTCTGCGCAGGacctcagggacccaggctctgtG ATCGTGGCCTTCAAGGAGGGGgaacagaaggagaaggagggtaTCCTGCAGCTGCGTCGCACCAATTCGGCCAAGCCCAGTCCACTGGCATCATCGACCACGGCCTCCTCTACAacctctgtctgtgtgtgtgggcagGTGCCGGCTGGGGCGGGAGCTCTGCAGTGTGACCTGTGTCAGGACTGGTTCCATGGGCGGTGTGTGTCAGTGCCTCGCCTCCTCAGCTCTCCGAGGCCCAATCCCACCTCATCCCCACTGCTGGCCTGGTGGGAATGGGACACCAAATTCCTGTGTCCACTGTGTATGCGCTCAAGGCGCCCGCGcctggagaccatcctggcactGCTGGTAGCCCTGCAGAGACTGCCTGTGCGGCTGCCCGAGGGCGAGGCCCTGCAGTGCCTCACAGAGAGGGCCATCAGCTGGCAAGGCCGCGCCAGGCAGGCTCTGGCCTCTGAAGATGTGACTGCTCTTTTGGGACGGCTGGCTGAGCTCCGCCAACGGCTACAGGCTGAACCTAGACCTGAGGAGCCTCCTAACTACCCTGCAGCCCCTGCTTCTGACCCCCTCAGAGAGGGCAGTGGCAAGGATATGCCTAAG GTCCAGGGCTTACTGGAGAATGGAGACAGTGTGACCAGTCCTGAGAAGGTAGCCCCGGAGGAGGGCTCAG ATCTGGAGCTGCTGTCCTCGCTGTTGCCACAGTTGACTGGCCCTGTGTTGGAACTGCCTGAGGCAACCCGGGCCCCCTTGGAGGAGCTCATGATGGAGGGGGACCTGCTCGAGGTGACCCTGGATGAGAACCACAGCATCTGGCAGCTGCTGCAGGCTGGACAGCCCCCAGACCTGGAGAGGATCCGCACACTTCTGGAG
- the KDM5C gene encoding lysine-specific demethylase 5C isoform X9, giving the protein MEPGSDDFLPPPECPVFEPSWAEFRDPLGYIAKIRPIAEKSGICKIRPPADWQPPFAVEVDNFRFTPRIQRLNELEAQTRVKLNYLDQIAKFWEIQGSSLKIPNVERRILDLYSLSKIVVEEGGYEAICKDRRWARVAQRLNYPPGKNIGSLLRSHYERIVYPYEMYQSGANLVQCNTRPFDNEEKDKEYKPHSIPLRQSVQPSKFNSYGRRAKRLQPDPEPTEEDIEKNPELKKLQIYGAGPKMMGLGLMAKDKTLRKKDKEGPECPPTVVVKEELGGDVKVESTSPKTFLESKEELSHSPEPCTKMTMRLRRNHSNAQFIESYVCRMCSRGDEDDKLLLCDGCDDNYHIFCLLPPLPEIPKGVWRCPKCVMAECKRPPEAFGFEQATREYTLQSFGEMADSFKADYFNMPVHMVPTELVEKEFWRLVNSIEEDVTVEYGADIHSKEFGSGFPVSDSKRHLTPEEEEYATSGWNLNVMPVLEQSVLCHINADISGMKVPWLYVGMVFSAFCWHIEDHWSYSINYLHWGEPKTWYGVPSLAAEHLEEVMKKLTPELFDSQPDLLHQLVTLMNPNTLMSHGVPVVRTNQCAGEFVITFPRAYHSGFNQGYNFAEAVNFCTADWLPAGRQCIEHYRRLRRYCVFSHEELICKMAACPEKLDLNLAAAVHKEMFIMVQEERRLRKALLEKGITEAEREAFELLPDDERQCIKCKTTCFLSALACYDCPDGLVCLSHINDLCKCSSSRQYLRYRYTLDELPAMLHKLKVRAESFDTWANKVRVALEVEDGRKRSLEELRALESEARERRFPNSELLQQLKNCLSEAEACVSRALGLVSGQEAGPHRVAGLQMTLTELRAFLDQMNNLPCAMHQIGDVKGVLEQVEAYQAEAREALASLPSSPGLLQSLLERGRQLGVEVPEAQQLQRQVEQARWLDEVKRTLAPSARRGTLAVMRGLLVAGASVAPSPAVDKAQAELQELLTIAERWEEKAHLCLEARQKHPPATLEAIIREAENIPVHLPNIQALKEALAKARAWIADVDEIQNGDHYPCLDDLEGLVAVGRDLPVGLEELRQLELQVLTAHSWREKASKTFLKKNSCYTLLEVLCPCADAGSDSTKRSRWMEKELGLYKSDTELLGLSAQDLRDPGSVIVAFKEGEQKEKEGILQLRRTNSAKPSPLASSTTASSTTSVCVCGQVPAGAGALQCDLCQDWFHGRCVSVPRLLSSPRPNPTSSPLLAWWEWDTKFLCPLCMRSRRPRLETILALLVALQRLPVRLPEGEALQCLTERAISWQGRARQALASEDVTALLGRLAELRQRLQAEPRPEEPPNYPAAPASDPLREGSGKDMPKVQGLLENGDSVTSPEKVAPEEGSDLELLSSLLPQLTGPVLELPEATRAPLEELMMEGDLLEVTLDENHSIWQLLQAGQPPDLERIRTLLEETNHQASQRESRN; this is encoded by the exons ATGGAGCCGGGGTCCGACGATTTCCTACCGCCACCGGAGTGCCCGGTGTTCGAGCCTAGCTGGGCCGAGTTCCGAGACCCTCTTGGCTACATCGCGAAAATCAGGCCCATCGCAGAGAAATCGGGCATTTGCAAGATCCGCCCACCCGCG GACTGGCAGCCACCCTTTGCTGTGGAAGTGGACAACTTCAGGTTTACCCCCCGAATCCAGAGGCTGAATGAGCTAGAG GCCCAGACGAGAGTGAAACTGAACTACTTGGACCAGATTGCCAAATTCTGGGAAATCCAGGGCTCCTCCTTAAAGATTCCCAATGTAGAACGGCGGATCTTGGACCTCTACAGTCTCAGCAAA ATTGTGGTGGAGGAAGGTGGTTATGAAGCTATCTGCAAGGACCGTCGGTGGGCTCGGGTAGCCCAGCGCCTCAACTATCCACCAGGCAAAAATATTGGCTCCTTGCTACGCTCCCACTACGAACGCATTGTTTATCCCTATGAAATGTACCAGTCTGGAGCCAACCTTGTG CAGTGTAACACACGTCCATTTGATAATGAGGAGAAGGACAAGGAATACAAACCCCACAGCATCCCCCTACGACAGTCTGTGCAGCCTTCCAAGTTCAACAGCTATGGCCGGCGGGCCAAGAGACTGCAGCCTGAT ccGGAACCCACAGAGGAAGACATTGAAAAGAATCCAGAGCTGAAAAAGCTACAGATCTATGGGGCAGGCCCCAAGATGATGGGCCTGGGCCTCATGGCCAAAGACAAGACTCTGCGGAAGAAAG aTAAGGAGGGGCCTGAGTGTCCCCCCACAGTAGTGGTGAAGGAGGAGTTAGGTGGGGATGTGAAGGTGGAGTCAACATCGCCTAAGACCTTCCTGGAGAGCAAGGAGGAGCTGAGTCACAGCCCAGAACCCTGCACCAAGATGACCATGAGGCTACGGAGGAACCACAGCAATGCCCAGTTT ATTGAGTCATATGTCTGCCGGATGTGTTCTCGAGGGGATGAGGATGACAAGCTCCTGCTGTGTGATGGCTGTGATGACAACTACCACATCTTCTGCctgctgcctcctctgcctgAGATCCCCAAGGGTGTCTGGCGGTGCCCAAAGTGTGTCATGGCG GAGTGTAAGCGGCCCCCAGAAGCCTTTGGCTTTGAGCAGGCTACCCGGGAATACACTCTGCAGAGCTTTGGCGAGATGGCCGACTCCTTTAAAGCTGACTACTTCAACATGCCCGTGCAT ATGGTGCCCACAGAACTTGTGGAGAaggagttctggaggctggtaaATAGCATTGAGGAAGATGTGACTGTTGAGTATGGAGCTGACATCCATTCCAAAGAATTTGGCAGCGGTTTCCCTGTCAGTGACAGTAAACGGCACCTAACCCCCGAAGAGGAG GAGTATGCTACCAGTGGTTGGAACCTAAATGTGATGCCGGTGTTGGAACAGTCTGTACTGTGCCACATCAATGCAGATATCTCTGGCATGAAGGTGCCCTGGCTCTACGTGGGCATGGTCTTCTCAGCCTTTTGCTGGCATATTGAGGATCACTGGAGTTACTCCATTAACTACCTCCACTG GGGTGAGCCGAAGACCTGGTATGGGGTGCCCTCACTTGCAGCAGAACATTTGGAAGAAGTGATGAAGAAGCTGACACCTGAACTATTTGATAGCCAGCCTGACCTCCTGCACCAACTTGTCACCCTCATGAATCCCAACACCCTCATGTCCCATGGTGTGCCA GTTGTCCGCACAAACCAGTGTGCAGGAGAATTTGTCATCACCTTCCCCCGTGCTTACCACAGCGGCTTCAACCAAGGCTACAACTTTGCCGAGGCTGTCAACTTTTGCACTGCTGACTGG TTGCCTGCTGGGCGCCAGTGCATTGAGCACTACCGCCGGCTCCGGAGATACTGCGTCTTCTCCCATGAGGAGCTTATCTGCAAGATGGCTGCCTGCCCAGAGAAGCTAGACCTAAACCTGGCGGCAGCTGTGCATAAGGAGATGTTCATCATGGTGCAAGAAGAGCGGCGTCTACGAAAGGCCCTGCTGGAGAAG GGTATCACAGAGGCTGAGCGAGAGGCTTTCGAGCTGCTCCCAGATGATGAGCGCCAGTGTATCAAGTGCAAGACTACGTGTTTCCTGTCAGCCCTGGCCTGCTACGACTGCCCAGACGGCCTTGTCTGCCTTTCCCACATCAATGATCTCTGCAAGTGCTCTAGTAGCCGGCAGTACCTGCG GTATCGGTATACCTTGGATGAGCTTCCTGCCATGCTGCATAAGCTGAAGGTTCGGGCTGAGTCCTTTGACACCTGGGCCAACAAAGTGCGAGtggccctggaggtggaggatgGGCGGAAGCGCA GCCTTGAAGAACTGAGGGCACTAGAGTCTGAAGCCCGTGAGCGGAGGTTTCCTAATAGTGAGCTGCTGCAGCAACTAAAGAACTGCCTGAGTGAGGCAGAGGCTTGCGTGTCCCGAGCTCTGGGACTGGTCAGCGGCCAGGAAGCTGG CCCCCACAGGGTGGCTGGTCTACAGATGACCCTGACTGAGCTCCGGGCCTTTCTGGACCAGATGAACAACCTGCCTTGCGCCATGCACCAGATTGGGGATGTCAAG GGTGTTCTGGAACAGGTGGAGGCCTACCAGGCTGAGGCTCGTGAGGCCCTGGCCTCACTGCCCTCCAGTCCAGGGCTACTGCAGTCCCTGTTGGAGAGGGGGCGGCAGCTGGGGGTGGAGGTGCCTGAGGCCCAGCAGCTCCAGCGGCAGGTGGAACAGGCGCGATGGCTGGATGAGGTGAAACGCACACTGGCCCCCTCAGCCCGAAGGGGCACCTTGGCTGTCATGCGAGGACTGTTGGTCGCGGGTGCCAGTGTAGCCCCTAGCCCTGCTGTGGATAAAGCCCAGGCCGAGCTGCAGGAACTGCTGACCATTGCTGAACGCTGGGAGGAGAAAGCCCACCTCTGCCTGGAGGCCAG GCAGAAGCATCCACCAGCCACACTTGAGGCCATAATCCGTGAAGCGGAAAACATCCCTGTTCACCTGCCCAACATCCAGGCTCTCAAGGAGGCTCTTGCTAAGGCCCGGGCCTGGATTGCTGATGTTGATGAGATCCAA AATGGTGACCACTACCCCTGCCTGGATGACTTGGAGGGCCTAGTAGCTGTGGGCCGGGACCTACCTGTGGGGCTGGAGGAGCTGAGACAGCTAGAGCTACAGGTACTGACAGCGCACTCCTGGAGGGAGAAGGCCTCCAAGACCTTCCTCAAGAAAAATTCTTGCTACACGCtgctggag GTTCTCTGCCCATGTGCAGATGCTGGCTCAGACAGCACCAAGCGCAGCCGGTGGATGGAGAAGGAGCTGGGGTTGTACAAATCTGACACAGAGCTGCTGGGGCTGTCTGCGCAGGacctcagggacccaggctctgtG ATCGTGGCCTTCAAGGAGGGGgaacagaaggagaaggagggtaTCCTGCAGCTGCGTCGCACCAATTCGGCCAAGCCCAGTCCACTGGCATCATCGACCACGGCCTCCTCTACAacctctgtctgtgtgtgtgggcagGTGCCGGCTGGGGCGGGAGCTCTGCAGTGTGACCTGTGTCAGGACTGGTTCCATGGGCGGTGTGTGTCAGTGCCTCGCCTCCTCAGCTCTCCGAGGCCCAATCCCACCTCATCCCCACTGCTGGCCTGGTGGGAATGGGACACCAAATTCCTGTGTCCACTGTGTATGCGCTCAAGGCGCCCGCGcctggagaccatcctggcactGCTGGTAGCCCTGCAGAGACTGCCTGTGCGGCTGCCCGAGGGCGAGGCCCTGCAGTGCCTCACAGAGAGGGCCATCAGCTGGCAAGGCCGCGCCAGGCAGGCTCTGGCCTCTGAAGATGTGACTGCTCTTTTGGGACGGCTGGCTGAGCTCCGCCAACGGCTACAGGCTGAACCTAGACCTGAGGAGCCTCCTAACTACCCTGCAGCCCCTGCTTCTGACCCCCTCAGAGAGGGCAGTGGCAAGGATATGCCTAAG GTCCAGGGCTTACTGGAGAATGGAGACAGTGTGACCAGTCCTGAGAAGGTAGCCCCGGAGGAGGGCTCAG ATCTGGAGCTGCTGTCCTCGCTGTTGCCACAGTTGACTGGCCCTGTGTTGGAACTGCCTGAGGCAACCCGGGCCCCCTTGGAGGAGCTCATGATGGAGGGGGACCTGCTCGAGGTGACCCTGGATGAGAACCACAGCATCTGGCAGCTGCTGCAGGCTGGACAGCCCCCAGACCTGGAGAGGATCCGCACACTTCTGGAG